A section of the Pseudomonas flavescens genome encodes:
- the fliM gene encoding flagellar motor switch protein FliM, with protein sequence MAVQDLLSQDEIDALLHGVDDGMVETEEYVEPGSVKQYDLTSQDRIVRGRMPTLEMINERFARYTRISMFNLLRRSADVAVGGVQVMKFGEYVHSLYVPTSLNLVKMKPLRGTGLFILDAKLVFKLVDNFFGGDGRHAKIEGREFTPTELRVVRMVLDQAFIDLREAWAAVMDINFEYVGSEVNPALANIVSPSEVIVVSTFHIELDGGGGDLHITMPYAMVEPIREMLDAGFQSDVDDQDERWVKALREDILEVSVPLSATVARRQLKVRDILHMQPGDVIPVELPEHMILRANGVPSFKVKLGSHKGNLSLQVLDPIERHR encoded by the coding sequence ATGGCTGTGCAAGACCTGCTATCCCAGGACGAGATCGATGCGCTGTTGCATGGCGTCGACGACGGCATGGTGGAAACCGAGGAGTACGTCGAGCCTGGCAGCGTCAAGCAGTACGACCTGACCAGCCAGGATCGGATCGTGCGCGGGCGCATGCCCACCCTGGAAATGATCAACGAGCGCTTTGCGCGCTACACCCGCATCAGCATGTTCAACCTGCTGCGTCGCTCTGCCGATGTGGCCGTGGGTGGCGTGCAGGTGATGAAGTTCGGCGAATACGTGCACTCGCTGTACGTGCCGACCAGTCTCAATCTGGTGAAGATGAAGCCGCTGCGCGGTACGGGTCTGTTCATTCTCGATGCCAAGCTGGTGTTCAAGCTGGTCGACAACTTCTTCGGCGGCGATGGTCGCCACGCCAAGATCGAGGGGCGTGAGTTCACGCCTACCGAATTGCGCGTGGTACGCATGGTGCTGGACCAGGCCTTCATCGACCTGCGCGAAGCCTGGGCCGCCGTGATGGACATCAACTTCGAATACGTCGGCTCCGAGGTCAACCCGGCACTGGCCAACATCGTCAGCCCCAGCGAAGTCATCGTGGTCTCGACCTTTCACATCGAGCTCGATGGCGGGGGCGGCGACCTGCACATCACCATGCCCTACGCCATGGTCGAGCCGATCCGCGAAATGCTCGATGCCGGCTTCCAGTCCGACGTCGACGATCAGGACGAACGCTGGGTCAAGGCCCTGCGCGAGGACATCCTCGAGGTCAGTGTGCCGCTCAGCGCCACGGTCGCAAGGCGTCAGCTCAAGGTACGCGACATCCTGCACATGCAGCCGGGCGACGTGATTCCCGTCGAGCTGCCGGAGCACATGATCCTGCGCGCCAATGGCGTGCCGTCCTTCAAGGTCAAGCTCGGTTCGCACAAGGGCAATCTGTCGCTGCAGGTGCTCGACCCGATCGAGCGTCACCGCTAG
- the fliL gene encoding flagellar basal body-associated protein FliL, protein MAKKNAPPAAAAEAGSKPPGKLKLIIAIVLALLLAVGLSVGGTWFFLSKGAAKEEASHEQAENAAPVKQPAIYEELTPAFVVNFTQNGRARYMQVSVALMTRDQAGLDALKVHMPVLRNNLVMLFSSQDFATLITPVGKEMLRQQATASVQQLAEKETGKVTVEQVLFTNLVLQ, encoded by the coding sequence ATGGCTAAGAAGAACGCCCCACCCGCTGCGGCTGCCGAAGCAGGCAGCAAGCCGCCAGGCAAGCTGAAGCTCATCATCGCGATCGTCCTGGCGCTGCTGCTCGCCGTGGGGCTGTCGGTCGGTGGTACCTGGTTCTTCCTCAGCAAGGGCGCCGCCAAGGAAGAGGCCTCCCACGAGCAGGCCGAGAATGCCGCGCCGGTCAAACAGCCCGCCATTTATGAAGAATTGACACCCGCGTTCGTGGTCAACTTCACGCAGAACGGCCGCGCTCGCTACATGCAGGTCAGCGTTGCCTTGATGACCCGCGACCAGGCCGGGCTGGATGCTCTCAAGGTGCATATGCCGGTACTGCGCAACAATCTGGTGATGCTGTTCTCCAGTCAGGATTTCGCCACGCTGATCACCCCGGTGGGCAAGGAGATGCTGCGTCAGCAGGCCACGGCCAGCGTGCAGCAACTGGCCGAGAAGGAGACCGGCAAGGTCACCGTCGAGCAGGTGCTGTTCACCAACCTCGTGTTGCAATAG
- a CDS encoding flagellar hook-length control protein FliK, which produces MPVAPDLLLTPTAVAKPKAPAANTAQNKAEPRKQEASSFSQVYAKERQAKAAERQDDAAKSARDSKNEPQKDVSSPAPTAEQAPAVAESGKDLPADPASEDAAVDPLLMLGLFEPQPIVEEVIDPALQAQVTAAPTSLIGSAPAAMTEASFDPEIDALNQLPAVRLALDVGVQEKVAEQTATSNGGASTSSSASSGQAFASAMAAMGMKTTAVEGEAGETVELPQLELSTQGLEALKESSADTAPEQFVSKLSALTQAINQQTSQVARVPTVPGHPVAMQQAGWSEGVVDKVMWMSSQNLKSAEIQLDPAELGRLDVRISLNQDQTQISFASAHPGVREALESQVHRLREMFTQQGMNLADVNVSDQSQGRAWQGQGQDGDSRGRGGRLADDGAAGGADDERVIGSVELRDPAQGAGRGMVDYYA; this is translated from the coding sequence ATGCCCGTTGCCCCTGATCTGCTGCTGACGCCTACGGCCGTAGCCAAGCCCAAGGCCCCTGCGGCGAACACTGCGCAGAACAAGGCTGAGCCGCGCAAGCAAGAGGCTTCCAGCTTCTCGCAGGTATATGCCAAAGAGCGTCAGGCCAAGGCGGCCGAGCGCCAGGACGATGCCGCCAAAAGCGCACGCGACAGCAAGAACGAGCCGCAGAAAGACGTCAGTAGTCCGGCGCCTACCGCGGAGCAGGCGCCAGCCGTTGCCGAAAGCGGCAAGGACTTGCCTGCCGACCCGGCAAGCGAGGACGCGGCGGTCGATCCGTTGCTGATGCTCGGTCTGTTCGAGCCACAGCCGATCGTCGAGGAGGTCATCGACCCCGCGCTGCAAGCGCAGGTCACTGCAGCCCCGACCAGCCTGATCGGCTCCGCGCCAGCCGCCATGACTGAAGCCAGCTTCGATCCGGAGATCGATGCGCTCAACCAGTTGCCCGCTGTGCGCCTGGCGCTCGATGTCGGCGTGCAGGAAAAGGTGGCCGAGCAGACCGCAACGAGCAACGGCGGGGCGTCGACGTCCTCGTCCGCCAGCAGTGGTCAGGCGTTCGCCAGCGCCATGGCGGCAATGGGCATGAAGACCACGGCTGTCGAGGGCGAAGCCGGCGAAACCGTCGAGCTGCCGCAACTGGAGCTCAGTACCCAGGGCCTGGAGGCGCTCAAGGAGAGTTCGGCCGATACCGCTCCCGAGCAGTTCGTCAGCAAGCTCAGTGCACTGACCCAGGCGATCAACCAGCAGACCTCGCAAGTGGCGCGCGTGCCCACGGTGCCTGGCCACCCGGTCGCCATGCAGCAGGCCGGCTGGAGCGAGGGCGTGGTGGACAAGGTGATGTGGATGTCCAGCCAGAACCTCAAATCCGCCGAGATTCAGCTCGACCCGGCAGAGCTTGGCCGCCTGGACGTGCGTATCAGCCTCAACCAGGACCAGACCCAGATCAGCTTCGCCAGCGCCCACCCGGGTGTGCGTGAGGCGCTCGAAAGTCAGGTGCACCGCCTGCGTGAGATGTTCACTCAGCAGGGCATGAACCTTGCCGACGTGAACGTTTCCGACCAGTCCCAGGGGCGTGCCTGGCAAGGGCAGGGGCAGGACGGTGACAGCCGTGGCCGTGGTGGCCGGCTCGCCGACGACGGCGCTGCCGGTGGCGCCGATGACGAGCGGGTGATCGGCAGCGTGGAGCTGCGTGATCCCGCTCAGGGCGCCGGCCGCGGCATGGTCGATTACTACGCCTGA
- a CDS encoding Hpt domain-containing protein, with protein sequence MSDNHLDRAVLVALQDIMEDEYPVLLDTFVADSDERLRLLQEAERLQDAQAMRHAAHSFKGSCSNMGAKVLAESCRELEELARRGDLTDSAELIGRVEREFAIVRILLKSERQRFSTD encoded by the coding sequence GTGTCCGACAATCATCTAGACCGCGCCGTGCTGGTTGCCCTGCAGGACATCATGGAGGACGAGTATCCCGTGCTGCTGGATACCTTCGTCGCCGATTCCGACGAGCGCCTGCGCCTGTTGCAGGAGGCCGAGCGCCTGCAGGACGCCCAGGCCATGCGCCATGCTGCACACAGCTTCAAGGGCAGTTGCAGCAATATGGGCGCCAAGGTGCTGGCTGAATCCTGTCGCGAGCTCGAAGAGCTGGCGCGGCGCGGCGACCTCACCGATTCAGCCGAATTGATCGGGCGTGTCGAGCGCGAGTTCGCCATCGTGCGCATTCTGCTCAAGTCGGAACGCCAGCGTTTTTCCACCGATTGA
- a CDS encoding fused response regulator/phosphatase — protein sequence MNASRLTILIAEDSATDRMLLATIVGRQGHRVLAASDGLEAVALFESQRPQLVLMDALMPVMDGFEAARRIKAMAGDAMVPIIFLTSLSEDEALVRCLEAGGDDFLAKPYSRVILEAKINAMDRLRRLHQEVLQQRDLIARHNEHLLNEQQVAKAVFDKVAHSGCLAAGNIRYMQSPYALFNGDLLLAAFHPSGDMHVLLGDFTGHGLPAAIGAMPLADVFYRMTGKGHSLAEILHESNAKLRRILPRGVFCCATVLNISFRRQVVEFWGGGLPDGYVLRKGGERVALVSRHLPLGVLEPDSFRDGYEAYPLELGDRVFLLSDGVLEAQNEHEELFGEQRLLDVLDNGHPPSALFDDIQRALQRFHGEARDDVSLVEVTMVEDSTVNRPPLTTGEWRAGPEQWSARFDFRGPTLRDFYPLPYLLQLLLEVPGLRGHGGNLYSVLCELYTNALEHGVLGLDSSLKRDAAGFSEYYRQRAERLDDLQDGCVSIAVDVSREEGGGRLTLTVEDNGKGFDPLAILARQHPAGGLSGRGMSLVRDLSERSSWSADGRRVTVEFSWPAEA from the coding sequence ATGAACGCCTCTCGACTCACCATCCTGATCGCCGAGGACAGCGCCACTGACCGCATGCTGCTGGCGACCATCGTCGGTCGTCAGGGGCACCGGGTGCTGGCTGCCAGCGATGGCCTCGAGGCGGTCGCGCTGTTCGAGTCGCAGCGCCCGCAATTGGTATTGATGGATGCGCTGATGCCGGTCATGGATGGTTTCGAGGCGGCGCGGCGAATCAAGGCCATGGCTGGCGATGCCATGGTGCCGATCATTTTCCTGACCTCCCTCAGTGAAGACGAGGCGTTGGTTCGCTGCCTCGAGGCAGGCGGCGATGACTTTCTCGCCAAGCCCTACAGCCGGGTCATTCTGGAAGCCAAGATCAACGCCATGGATCGCCTGCGTCGCCTGCATCAGGAGGTGTTGCAGCAGCGTGACCTGATCGCCCGCCACAACGAGCACCTGCTCAACGAGCAGCAGGTGGCCAAGGCGGTGTTCGACAAGGTGGCCCACTCCGGGTGTCTGGCAGCCGGCAACATTCGCTACATGCAGTCGCCCTATGCGCTGTTCAACGGCGATCTGCTGCTGGCGGCGTTTCATCCCAGTGGCGACATGCACGTGCTGCTCGGTGACTTCACCGGCCACGGTCTGCCCGCGGCGATCGGCGCGATGCCGTTGGCCGATGTCTTCTACCGCATGACCGGCAAGGGGCATTCACTGGCCGAGATCCTTCACGAGAGCAATGCCAAGCTGCGGCGTATCCTGCCGCGCGGGGTATTCTGCTGTGCCACGGTGTTGAATATCAGCTTTCGCCGTCAGGTGGTCGAGTTCTGGGGCGGCGGCCTGCCGGACGGCTACGTGCTGCGCAAGGGCGGCGAGCGAGTCGCGCTGGTATCACGCCATCTGCCGCTTGGGGTGCTGGAGCCGGACAGTTTTCGCGATGGCTATGAGGCCTATCCGCTGGAATTGGGCGATCGCGTATTCCTGCTCTCCGATGGCGTGCTCGAAGCCCAGAACGAGCATGAAGAGCTGTTTGGCGAGCAACGATTGCTCGACGTACTCGACAACGGTCATCCGCCGTCTGCGTTGTTCGACGACATTCAGCGTGCCCTGCAGCGCTTTCATGGCGAGGCGCGTGACGACGTCAGCCTGGTCGAGGTGACCATGGTCGAGGACAGCACGGTCAATCGACCGCCGCTGACGACCGGCGAATGGCGTGCCGGGCCTGAACAATGGTCGGCGCGTTTCGATTTTCGTGGCCCCACCCTGCGTGACTTCTATCCCTTGCCTTACCTGCTGCAGCTGTTGCTCGAAGTGCCCGGCTTGCGTGGCCATGGCGGCAATCTCTACAGCGTGCTCTGCGAGCTGTACACCAACGCCCTCGAGCATGGCGTATTGGGGCTGGACTCAAGCCTTAAACGCGATGCCGCAGGCTTTTCAGAATACTACCGGCAGCGAGCGGAGCGTCTCGATGACTTGCAGGATGGCTGCGTCAGCATCGCCGTCGACGTCAGTCGCGAGGAGGGCGGCGGGCGTTTGACGCTGACGGTGGAAGATAACGGCAAGGGGTTCGACCCGCTGGCGATACTGGCGCGTCAACATCCCGCCGGAGGGTTGAGCGGGCGTGGCATGAGCCTGGTTCGCGATCTCAGCGAGCGCAGCAGCTGGTCTGCTGACGGACGTCGGGTCACTGTGGAGTTTTCCTGGCCCGCAGAGGCATAA
- a CDS encoding STAS domain-containing protein, which yields MPITSLPSEDGQELTITIQGRFDFGVHQEFRRAYERVDIRPKRYAVDLKGTTYLDSSALGMLLLLRDHAGGDRAQIRLLNCNPDVRKILSISNFEQLFQIV from the coding sequence ATGCCCATCACCTCGCTGCCTTCGGAAGACGGGCAAGAGTTGACCATAACGATTCAAGGTCGCTTCGATTTTGGCGTCCATCAGGAGTTTCGTCGTGCTTACGAGCGCGTCGACATTCGTCCGAAACGCTACGCGGTAGATCTCAAGGGGACGACCTACCTCGACAGCTCGGCGCTCGGCATGTTGCTGCTGTTGCGCGATCATGCCGGTGGCGACCGTGCGCAGATTCGTCTGCTCAACTGCAACCCTGACGTGCGCAAGATCCTGTCCATTTCCAATTTCGAACAGCTTTTCCAGATCGTCTGA